Within Micromonospora narathiwatensis, the genomic segment CTGCGCTTCGCCGGCATCACCATCATCACGTCACCCGGACCGGCGCCGCCCACCGGCAATCCGTCGCCGCTGCCGGAGCAGCGGCCCGCCGCCCTGGTCGAGGCGCAGCGGAAGGTGAACTTCCCGATCCGGCTCCCGGCGAAGCTGGGCCCGCCCGAGCAGGTGCTGGTCGCCGACCCCGACCCCACGGGCACCTGTCGGGTGGCCACGCTGCTGTATCGCGGGGGAGCGCTGCGTATCGACGCCTTCGACGGTCGGCTCGACCCGGCCTTCCAGAAGCAGGTTGGCGGGCCGGGGGCGGAGTGGGTCGAGGTCGACGGAGACTTCGCCATCTGGATCGGCGGTCCACACGCGGTTGCCTATGTGGACCGGACCGGCACCGTCCGGGTGGAGACCGCCCGGCTGGCCGCCTCGACCCTGATCTGGCAGGAGGCGGGGGTGAGTTATCGACTGGAGGGCGACCTGACGATGCCGGAGGCGATCGAGATCGCCAGCTCACTCGACTAGGGTGCGTCTTTCTGACGGCGCCGTTGCCTCGAACGCCAGGTGGCCCTCGGGTCTGGCTGCCGCGCGGCAGCGACCAGCGCCAGCACGCCCGCGCCGAGGATCGGGCAGCCGATCGACAGGATGCCGAGCAGCCCGAGCAGCGCCATCACCCCGCCCGACACCGCCAGCACCAGCCGCCGTTGCGGGGCGGCGCGGGCCACGCCGTAGACCGAGCCGAGGGCCGCGACGGCCAGCCCGGCGAGGAACCATGCCGCGACCTGGCCGCCCTGCCGGGCGATCAGGTCGACGTAGAGACCGATCATGACGAGGGCGATCACGGCCGCGACCGCCGGCAGCGGATCCCAAGCGTCGCGCCGTCCGGAGGCCATGACCCATCGTCGCAGATCCATCGCCTCCGGCGTGCCCCGTACGACACGGCGCGACCGCCAGGACGCGGTGCCGGACGGAGCGGAGGACGTCGTCGGCGCGATCGTCAGGAAAGTCGTCGCGGCTCACCGGGAGGGACGCCGGCGCCCCGGCCCGGGTGGGCCGCCGGGCGGGCGCACCCCCCGGGGGCGGCGGGTGTCGGTCCGCCGCTGAGGTCGGCTGTCGTGCCCTCGGTTGCCGGCTCCGGACGACCCGAGCTCATCGTCGGCCACGACCCCGACCGTACAAGGTGAGCGCGTTGCAGACGTCGAAGACGCCGATAACGTCCCAGGCCAGGTCGCCGGCCGCCTGTCGGGTGGCCGGGTCGGCGACCATGCCGGTCAGGATGACCACCCGGTTCTGCACGCTCACCGAGATCTGCTGCCGGCGGGTGGTCCAGTCCGCGCTCAGTCGTTGCGCCACCAGCGCGGCGAGGCGCAGGTCCTCGTCGTGCACCCCGTCGTCGCCGAGGTAGGGGTTGTGCTCGGGGTATGGCCAGGGCATCACCTTGCGACCTCCGTGGTCGTCACCGGCGGCATGAGTGCCGCCGGACTCGGCTGGACGGGCGGATGTTCCCCACGCGGCCGACCCGGCCGGCCCGCGCCGGCCGTGGGCACCGGGCGGGTGGGGCCCACCGGCGGCCGGTTGGCTCGCCGGAAGGCGGCCGTACGGGTGGGGATGATGGGGAAGACGCTGTCCAGCCGCATGGTGTGCAGCACCGTCCGGACGAAGCGGGACGGCGCCACCAGGCAGAGCACCTTGCCGTCCTGCCGCGCTTCCTGATGGGCGCGCACCAGCAGGCCGAGGCCCACGGACTCGATGGTGCGCACCTCGGCGAGGTCGACCAGCACCTGCCGGCCGAGGGTGACGGACTCCGCCAGCGCCCGCCGTACCGCTTCGGCCGGGTCCGCGCTCCCGGCCGCCCGGTCGTCGGCGGCCCCGTCGAGGTCGCCGATTCCGAGCGCGTCGTCGAACTCCGGGGTCCGGGTCGTGCCGGCCCCGTCGTCGCCGTCCGCCGGTCGGACGCTGCACCGGGGGCAGAGGTGGGGGCCGGAGGCGAAGGGCGAACCCGTCCAGCCGTGCTCGAACACCAGTGTCCAGACGACCTCGGCGTCGGGCAGGACGCAGGCGGCGCCGGTGATCGTGTCGCCGCAGTCGTCGCAGATCAAGCTCATCAGGTGGTCCGCCGGTACGACCGTCATGCCTCTCCTCTCGTCCGTGCCCGGGCCGACGTACGGGCTCGGCGGTTGGCAGGTGGTGCGGCTGCTCAGGACCGGGTGGCGTCCCCGGCGCCCCGGCGTGCGGTGACGACGCCGAGCACCACCGCGGGGACCGCGAAGCCGACCTGGGCGAGCAGCCGGGGCAGCGCCTGGTTCGCGTCGACGCCGATCAGGCGGATGGTCACGGAGCCCAGCAGCGCGGCGGCCA encodes:
- a CDS encoding BON domain-containing protein, producing the protein MPWPYPEHNPYLGDDGVHDEDLRLAALVAQRLSADWTTRRQQISVSVQNRVVILTGMVADPATRQAAGDLAWDVIGVFDVCNALTLYGRGRGRR
- a CDS encoding STAS domain-containing protein; the encoded protein is MTVVPADHLMSLICDDCGDTITGAACVLPDAEVVWTLVFEHGWTGSPFASGPHLCPRCSVRPADGDDGAGTTRTPEFDDALGIGDLDGAADDRAAGSADPAEAVRRALAESVTLGRQVLVDLAEVRTIESVGLGLLVRAHQEARQDGKVLCLVAPSRFVRTVLHTMRLDSVFPIIPTRTAAFRRANRPPVGPTRPVPTAGAGRPGRPRGEHPPVQPSPAALMPPVTTTEVAR